In one window of Photobacterium leiognathi DNA:
- a CDS encoding 3-deoxy-D-manno-octulosonic acid kinase has protein sequence MQKISHEQQMIWFDDNYLTVDPHCCFEIDFWRQQNAIVGSAQGRGTTWFVAGDKMEMALRHYRRGGLFGKLVSDSYWFTGWDKTRSYAELMLLKVLREGGVNVPRPVAAKAEKKGCVYRADILVEKIPHSCDLVALLIKSPQPSSVWRQIGIMIRKMHDQQVCHTDLNAHNILLDMDQQVWLIDFDKCYQQSGDSWKKDNLARLERSFIKEVKKRNIQWQAQDWQALYDGYQQG, from the coding sequence GTGCAGAAAATTAGCCATGAACAGCAAATGATATGGTTTGATGACAATTATTTAACTGTCGATCCGCATTGTTGCTTTGAGATTGATTTTTGGCGTCAACAAAATGCCATTGTCGGCTCGGCGCAAGGGCGGGGCACAACTTGGTTTGTTGCTGGCGATAAAATGGAAATGGCATTGCGTCATTATCGTCGTGGTGGCTTATTTGGTAAGTTAGTGAGTGACAGTTATTGGTTTACTGGTTGGGATAAAACCCGTAGTTATGCTGAATTGATGCTTTTAAAAGTATTACGTGAAGGTGGGGTAAACGTTCCTCGCCCTGTAGCCGCAAAAGCGGAAAAGAAAGGTTGTGTTTATCGCGCAGATATTTTGGTTGAGAAAATCCCTCATAGTTGTGATCTTGTTGCGCTACTTATTAAATCACCTCAGCCAAGTTCGGTTTGGCGCCAAATTGGTATCATGATCCGTAAGATGCATGACCAGCAGGTTTGCCACACAGACTTAAATGCCCACAACATCTTGCTTGATATGGATCAGCAAGTTTGGTTGATTGACTTTGATAAGTGCTATCAGCAATCGGGAGATAGTTGGAAAAAAGACAATCTCGCCCGTTTAGAGCGCTCATTTATAAAAGAAGTGAAGAAGCGTAATATTCAATGGCAGGCTCAAGACTGGCAAGCGTTATACGATGGCTATCAACAAGGTTAG
- the coaD gene encoding pantetheine-phosphate adenylyltransferase — MTTRVIYPGTFDPITNGHLDLIERAAAMFDHVIVGVAFNPSKKPLFDLNERVELAGKITKHLDNVEIVGFSGLLVDFAKEHNANILVRGLRAVSDFEYEFQLANMNRRLMPELETVFLTPAEENSFISSTIVKEVALHKGDVSQFVDPLITTALLEKLAK, encoded by the coding sequence ATGACAACTCGAGTAATTTACCCTGGCACTTTCGATCCTATTACCAACGGTCATTTAGACTTAATTGAGCGTGCAGCGGCAATGTTTGATCATGTGATTGTTGGCGTGGCTTTTAACCCAAGTAAAAAGCCACTGTTTGATCTTAATGAACGCGTTGAGCTAGCAGGAAAAATTACCAAACACTTGGATAATGTAGAGATTGTTGGTTTTTCAGGGCTGCTGGTTGATTTTGCTAAAGAGCACAACGCCAATATTCTTGTTCGTGGCCTGCGCGCGGTATCCGATTTTGAATACGAATTCCAATTAGCCAATATGAATCGCCGATTAATGCCTGAGCTAGAAACTGTTTTCTTAACGCCAGCAGAAGAAAACTCGTTCATTTCTTCAACCATAGTTAAAGAAGTTGCACTACATAAAGGTGATGTTAGTCAGTTTGTTGATCCACTGATCACCACAGCATTACTGGAAAAGCTCGCTAAATAG
- the mutM gene encoding bifunctional DNA-formamidopyrimidine glycosylase/DNA-(apurinic or apyrimidinic site) lyase: MPELPEVEVSRMGISPHVIDQTVKEIIIRNPRLRWPIPEAIKAIEGQVIRGVTRRAKYLLLETDAGYAIVHLGMSGSLRVLPVGTPVEKHDHVDLVLTSGEVLRYNDPRRFGAWLWEEKGVTHPVLEKMGPEPLSDEFNVEYLYEKAQGKRTAIKQFIMDNHVVVGVGNIYANESLFAAGIHPKRAAGKISLARMTKLVAEIKSVLAFAIQQGGTTLKDFKNADGKPGYFAQELQVYGKASKPCPKCGKPLSETKIGQRATVFCVDCQK, encoded by the coding sequence ATGCCTGAATTACCTGAAGTGGAAGTGAGCCGAATGGGGATCTCTCCTCATGTTATCGATCAAACTGTCAAAGAAATCATTATTCGTAACCCTCGATTGCGTTGGCCTATCCCTGAGGCAATAAAAGCGATTGAGGGACAAGTGATCCGCGGGGTAACTCGAAGAGCCAAATACTTGCTGTTAGAAACCGATGCTGGCTATGCCATTGTGCATTTAGGAATGTCAGGCAGTTTACGTGTTTTACCCGTTGGAACTCCGGTTGAAAAACATGATCATGTTGATCTGGTGCTAACGAGTGGCGAAGTACTGCGTTATAACGATCCTAGGCGCTTTGGCGCGTGGTTATGGGAAGAGAAAGGGGTAACTCACCCTGTGCTTGAGAAAATGGGTCCAGAGCCGCTGAGCGACGAATTTAACGTGGAATACTTGTATGAAAAAGCTCAAGGGAAACGCACTGCAATAAAACAATTTATTATGGATAATCATGTGGTTGTTGGTGTTGGTAATATTTATGCCAATGAATCTTTGTTTGCGGCAGGTATTCACCCTAAACGTGCGGCTGGAAAAATCTCACTTGCTCGTATGACTAAGCTGGTGGCAGAGATCAAATCGGTATTAGCCTTTGCCATTCAACAGGGCGGTACGACATTAAAAGATTTTAAAAACGCAGACGGAAAGCCTGGCTATTTTGCACAAGAGCTGCAGGTGTATGGTAAAGCAAGTAAACCTTGTCCAAAGTGTGGTAAGCCATTAAGTGAGACTAAAATCGGCCAACGTGCGACAGTGTTTTGTGTTGATTGCCAGAAGTAG
- the waaF gene encoding lipopolysaccharide heptosyltransferase II → MKILIIGPSWVGDMVMSQCLYTELKKLHPDAIIDVMAPGWCKPVLERMPEVNQAIEMPLGHGDLNLFARYQLGKILRDDSYDHAYVLPNSAKSALIPLFAKIPVRTGWKGEMRYGLLNDLRNNKKSFNLMIERYIALAHPATEMTGSGCLTDMPHPKLTIDATAQNEALTKFGLNRERTVIGLCPGAEFGPAKRWPEQHFAKAAATLIEQGNQVWLFGSAKDREVTDKIKASLPQEMQTHCQNLAGNTSLIEAIDLLAACTTVVSNDSGLMHISAAVGCNIVALYGSTSPGYTPPLAEHVEVLNTDISCRPCFKRECPLGHLKCLTELTPDLVVDAINKLQQA, encoded by the coding sequence GTGAAAATATTAATTATTGGCCCATCATGGGTTGGCGACATGGTGATGTCACAATGTCTTTATACCGAGCTTAAAAAGCTTCACCCAGACGCTATCATTGATGTAATGGCACCCGGTTGGTGTAAGCCCGTACTCGAGCGTATGCCTGAGGTTAATCAAGCAATTGAAATGCCTCTTGGACATGGCGATCTCAACCTGTTTGCTCGCTATCAATTAGGTAAAATTCTTCGCGATGACAGCTATGATCATGCGTATGTTTTACCTAACTCAGCCAAATCAGCATTAATCCCCTTATTTGCCAAGATCCCTGTTCGTACCGGCTGGAAAGGTGAGATGCGTTACGGCTTACTCAATGATCTGCGCAATAACAAAAAATCATTCAACTTGATGATTGAACGCTATATTGCACTAGCGCATCCAGCAACGGAAATGACAGGCTCTGGCTGTTTAACTGATATGCCACATCCAAAGCTCACCATCGACGCCACCGCTCAAAATGAAGCACTAACTAAATTCGGTTTAAACCGAGAAAGAACCGTGATTGGCTTATGTCCTGGCGCTGAATTTGGTCCAGCAAAACGTTGGCCTGAGCAACATTTTGCAAAAGCAGCCGCAACGCTGATAGAGCAAGGTAACCAAGTATGGTTATTCGGCTCAGCAAAAGATCGTGAAGTGACCGATAAAATCAAAGCTAGCCTGCCGCAGGAAATGCAAACGCATTGCCAAAATCTTGCTGGTAACACGTCTTTAATCGAGGCGATTGATTTACTTGCTGCCTGTACAACCGTCGTTAGCAATGATTCTGGTCTGATGCATATTTCAGCCGCTGTTGGCTGTAATATCGTAGCATTATACGGTTCAACATCACCAGGTTATACCCCACCGCTAGCTGAGCATGTTGAAGTATTAAATACCGATATCAGTTGTCGCCCATGCTTTAAGCGCGAGTGTCCATTAGGTCATTTGAAGTGTTTAACAGAGCTGACACCTGATTTAGTGGTTGATGCAATCAATAAGTTGCAACAAGCGTAA
- the rpmB gene encoding 50S ribosomal protein L28, producing MSRVCQVTGKRPVTGNNRSHARNATKRRFLPNLQTHRFWVESEKRFVKLRLSAKGMRIIDKKGIDVVLGEMRARGENV from the coding sequence ATGTCCCGAGTATGCCAAGTAACTGGTAAGCGTCCTGTAACGGGTAACAACCGTTCACACGCACGTAATGCCACCAAGCGTCGTTTTCTGCCGAACCTGCAAACTCATCGTTTCTGGGTAGAAAGCGAAAAACGCTTCGTTAAACTACGCCTTTCTGCGAAAGGCATGCGTATCATCGATAAGAAAGGCATTGATGTCGTTCTTGGTGAAATGCGTGCTCGCGGTGAGAACGTTTAA
- a CDS encoding glycosyltransferase family 9 protein: protein MALFTTAPQSICILRLSAIGDVCHAIAVVQAIQKHWSETSITWVVGKTEAQLVSQLPNIKVVSFDKKAGWQGIKAVWNTLKGQKFDALLDMQVALRASLLSLGIKARYKVGFSRQRAKEGQWLFTNRKLPQTNAPHVLDNFAEFARYIGVPFTDPDWQIPLSNEDIAFAQQYTNKPTLIISPAASKDERNWLIERYAAVADHAVSKGLNVILCGSPTQREQTLGEKIIQHCHHPITNLIGKTSLIQLTALLKYATVVIAPDSGPAHLATTQGTPVIGLYGHSNPTRTGPYLSQQYVVSVYQQFAEKHYGKPISELPWGARVKGTDIMAAISVDDVITQLDTIIDSLNLTQSQ, encoded by the coding sequence ATGGCTTTGTTTACCACTGCACCTCAATCTATCTGTATTTTACGGCTATCAGCTATTGGTGATGTGTGTCATGCGATTGCTGTAGTACAAGCCATCCAAAAACATTGGTCAGAAACCAGTATTACATGGGTAGTAGGAAAAACAGAAGCTCAGCTTGTAAGTCAACTGCCTAATATAAAGGTGGTCAGTTTTGATAAAAAAGCAGGCTGGCAAGGGATCAAAGCAGTTTGGAATACCTTGAAAGGTCAAAAGTTTGATGCCCTACTCGATATGCAAGTCGCGCTGCGTGCAAGCCTATTATCTTTAGGGATTAAAGCACGTTATAAAGTCGGCTTCTCTCGTCAAAGAGCCAAAGAGGGACAATGGCTATTTACGAATAGAAAGCTGCCGCAAACAAATGCTCCTCATGTACTTGATAACTTTGCTGAGTTTGCTCGCTACATAGGCGTACCTTTTACGGATCCAGATTGGCAGATCCCATTATCAAATGAAGATATTGCCTTTGCTCAGCAATATACTAACAAACCAACATTGATCATATCACCAGCTGCAAGTAAAGATGAGCGCAACTGGCTTATAGAGCGCTATGCTGCCGTTGCTGATCATGCCGTTAGTAAAGGATTAAATGTCATCCTATGTGGTTCACCGACGCAACGAGAGCAAACGTTAGGCGAGAAGATCATACAACATTGTCATCACCCTATTACTAACCTTATTGGTAAAACAAGCCTGATCCAATTAACCGCATTGCTAAAATACGCAACGGTTGTTATCGCTCCTGACTCAGGTCCAGCCCATTTAGCAACCACACAGGGCACACCAGTGATCGGTTTGTACGGGCATAGTAACCCAACACGTACAGGCCCTTATCTTAGCCAACAATATGTCGTCAGTGTCTATCAACAATTTGCAGAAAAGCATTATGGCAAACCTATTTCAGAGCTTCCTTGGGGTGCACGAGTGAAAGGCACCGATATTATGGCGGCGATTTCTGTTGATGATGTTATCACCCAACTTGATACTATCATCGACTCCTTAAATTTGACCCAATCACAGTGA
- the rpmG gene encoding 50S ribosomal protein L33: MAKGIREKIRLVSSAGTGHFYTTDKNKRNMPGKFEIKKFDPVVRQHVLYKEAKIK, encoded by the coding sequence ATGGCTAAAGGCATTCGTGAGAAGATCCGTCTAGTATCATCTGCTGGTACAGGCCACTTCTACACTACCGACAAGAACAAGCGCAACATGCCAGGCAAATTTGAGATCAAGAAATTTGATCCAGTAGTTCGCCAGCACGTGCTTTACAAAGAAGCTAAAATCAAGTAA
- a CDS encoding glycosyltransferase, whose product MKIEVIMSAYNNVRDLELVLDGYLNQLDNDFSLCIADDGSTHEVTDLIQKYSQTNLTIRHIWHEDLGFRRAAILNKAIKSSTADHIIFTDSDCIPSPHFVADHRKFASTEHYTVGIRVYLKPYLSNCFRNGSLTPSRLFNGFWLLSQSLKERVSKPEQALRYPGFILPIINRLKPDLTIFGSNIAMSLDSLLKVNGLDEDFEGWGYEDTDLLWRLEQIGLTSQGSLGRCCQYHLDHKENAPNPHAFNLFKQKQEDGKIYCDNGINKKA is encoded by the coding sequence ATGAAAATAGAAGTTATTATGAGCGCATACAATAACGTACGTGATCTAGAGCTCGTTTTAGATGGATATCTAAATCAACTAGATAATGACTTCTCTTTATGTATTGCTGACGATGGTTCAACGCATGAAGTTACAGACTTAATCCAAAAATACTCTCAGACAAATTTGACTATACGTCATATTTGGCATGAAGATTTAGGATTCAGACGTGCTGCAATTCTTAATAAAGCAATCAAATCAAGCACTGCTGATCATATTATTTTTACCGATAGTGACTGTATTCCCTCACCTCATTTCGTTGCTGATCACCGTAAATTTGCATCAACTGAGCATTACACTGTAGGTATACGTGTATATCTAAAGCCTTACTTATCAAATTGTTTTCGAAATGGCAGCTTAACACCATCCCGTTTATTTAACGGTTTTTGGTTACTATCACAATCCTTAAAAGAGCGAGTATCTAAGCCAGAACAAGCTCTTCGATATCCTGGCTTTATTCTTCCAATTATCAACAGATTAAAACCAGATTTAACGATCTTTGGATCAAATATTGCGATGAGTTTAGATTCTTTATTGAAAGTTAATGGTCTTGATGAAGACTTTGAGGGCTGGGGATATGAAGATACAGACCTACTATGGCGCCTAGAGCAAATAGGATTGACATCACAAGGATCTCTTGGACGTTGCTGTCAGTACCATCTTGATCATAAAGAAAATGCCCCCAACCCCCACGCATTTAATCTTTTTAAACAAAAGCAAGAAGATGGAAAAATTTATTGTGATAACGGAATAAATAAAAAGGCCTAA
- a CDS encoding NAD-dependent epimerase → MKYLVTRVAGFIGSAVTERLCAQGHQVVGIDNLNDYYDVSLKQARLARIAHPNFTFIELDLADRGGIANLFAEQQFNRVIHLAAQAGVRYSIDNPLAYADSNLVGHLTILEGCRHNKVEHLVYASSSSVYGLNHKTPFNTADSVDHPISLYAATKKSNELMAHTYSHLYGVPTTGLRFFTVYGPWGRPDMALFKFTNAIMEGKEIDVYNHGDMRRDFTYIDDIVEGVMRIQDVIPQPNADWTVEAGSPATSSAPYRVYNIGHGSPVKLMDYIEALEESLGIEAKKNFMDMQPGDVYMTYADTEDLFKATGYKPEVKVKEGVQAFVDWYREYYQK, encoded by the coding sequence ATGAAATATCTTGTTACTCGCGTCGCTGGTTTTATTGGTAGCGCAGTGACAGAGCGTTTATGTGCCCAAGGCCATCAAGTTGTAGGTATCGATAATCTTAACGATTACTATGATGTCTCACTCAAGCAAGCACGTTTAGCTCGTATTGCTCATCCTAACTTCACCTTCATTGAATTAGATTTAGCCGATCGTGGCGGTATTGCTAATCTATTTGCCGAGCAGCAATTTAACCGTGTTATCCATCTAGCGGCACAAGCGGGTGTGCGTTACTCGATTGATAATCCATTAGCCTATGCTGATAGTAACTTAGTTGGACATCTAACGATTTTAGAAGGTTGTCGCCATAACAAGGTTGAACACCTTGTTTATGCGTCTTCTAGCTCAGTGTATGGTTTAAATCATAAGACGCCATTTAATACGGCAGATAGTGTTGATCACCCTATCTCACTGTATGCTGCTACTAAGAAATCGAATGAGTTAATGGCACATACTTATTCGCACCTTTATGGCGTACCAACCACTGGCTTGCGTTTCTTTACTGTTTATGGCCCTTGGGGGCGTCCAGACATGGCATTGTTTAAATTCACCAATGCAATTATGGAAGGGAAAGAAATCGATGTGTACAACCACGGAGATATGCGTCGTGACTTTACTTACATCGATGATATCGTTGAAGGTGTGATGCGTATTCAGGATGTGATCCCGCAGCCTAATGCTGATTGGACAGTAGAAGCAGGCTCACCAGCAACCAGCTCTGCACCTTATCGCGTGTATAACATCGGTCACGGCAGTCCTGTAAAGCTGATGGATTACATTGAAGCGCTAGAAGAGTCATTAGGCATTGAAGCGAAGAAAAACTTCATGGACATGCAGCCGGGTGATGTTTATATGACGTACGCAGATACAGAAGATTTATTTAAAGCAACGGGTTATAAGCCAGAAGTGAAAGTCAAAGAAGGTGTACAAGCCTTCGTTGATTGGTATCGTGAGTATTATCAAAAGTAA
- the waaA gene encoding lipid IV(A) 3-deoxy-D-manno-octulosonic acid transferase, with protein MLLRIVYTLLLALASPLLLFGLYKQKPGKPRFGERWKEHFGFTPMVNGKKPIWIHAASVGESIAITPLIKALKEQYPAQAIVVTTTTSTGAEQIAKLGDLVEHRYMPIDFAWCVRGFLKAVQPKLMLIVEKELWLNTLATVKKQQIPIVIANARLSERSAQRYQSAAFFTKPLLNNVDSILCLHQDDAKRFIDIGAAKEKVTVTGSIKYDLTIAPTVFEYAAQLRSQLGQDRPVFIAASTHKGEDEQVFIAFKTILQHNEKALLIIVPRHPERFNDVEMLAKQQFQLSVHRRTNNAEFIPQTHVYLADTMGEMLLLLASSDVAFVGGSLIGDKVGGHNLLEPAAVGKPAITGPSYYNFIDITEQLLQADAIEICQDSAELAKQVIELFDNPERQYVMGENAKKVVEQNQGAVQRTIDNITNYLH; from the coding sequence ATGTTACTTAGAATCGTTTATACCTTACTGCTTGCTCTGGCTTCCCCGTTACTTCTGTTTGGACTATACAAACAAAAGCCTGGGAAACCTCGTTTTGGCGAGCGTTGGAAAGAACACTTTGGTTTTACGCCTATGGTTAATGGTAAGAAACCTATTTGGATCCATGCCGCATCGGTTGGAGAATCTATTGCGATCACGCCGCTAATCAAAGCGCTGAAAGAACAATATCCAGCACAAGCTATCGTGGTTACGACAACAACGAGTACTGGCGCCGAGCAAATAGCCAAGCTAGGTGATTTGGTTGAACACCGCTACATGCCGATTGATTTTGCTTGGTGTGTACGAGGCTTTCTCAAAGCGGTACAACCCAAGCTGATGCTGATTGTTGAAAAAGAACTCTGGCTCAATACGCTAGCAACTGTTAAAAAACAGCAGATTCCAATTGTAATAGCTAATGCTCGCTTATCAGAACGCTCTGCTCAACGTTATCAATCGGCCGCGTTTTTCACCAAACCACTACTCAATAATGTCGATAGCATTCTTTGTCTTCATCAAGACGACGCAAAACGTTTTATCGATATTGGAGCGGCTAAAGAGAAGGTTACGGTAACAGGCTCAATTAAATACGATCTTACTATTGCGCCAACGGTCTTTGAGTACGCTGCACAATTACGTTCTCAGTTAGGTCAAGATCGCCCTGTATTCATTGCTGCGAGCACTCACAAAGGTGAAGATGAGCAGGTCTTTATAGCTTTTAAGACGATATTGCAGCACAACGAGAAAGCATTACTCATCATCGTTCCTCGTCATCCTGAACGCTTCAATGATGTTGAAATGTTGGCAAAACAGCAATTTCAATTGTCCGTGCATCGCCGTACCAATAACGCTGAATTCATACCACAAACCCATGTATATTTAGCCGATACCATGGGTGAGATGTTATTACTTCTTGCTAGTAGTGATGTTGCGTTTGTCGGGGGAAGCTTGATCGGTGATAAAGTCGGTGGACATAATCTACTCGAACCTGCAGCTGTAGGAAAACCTGCTATCACAGGCCCTAGCTACTACAACTTTATCGATATTACAGAGCAACTACTGCAAGCTGACGCGATAGAGATCTGCCAAGATAGTGCCGAGCTAGCAAAACAAGTAATTGAGTTGTTTGATAACCCAGAGCGTCAATATGTAATGGGAGAAAACGCTAAAAAAGTGGTAGAGCAAAATCAGGGCGCGGTACAACGCACCATTGATAATATAACTAACTACCTGCATTAA
- the radC gene encoding RadC family protein translates to MSLKQLPEASRPREKLLSHGSDALTDAELLAIFLRTSTQGMNALELATHLLDEFGSLRSLLGAEKQIFCQMKGLGSAKFALLQAVLALGERYLEETLKKDDVLTSPQNTRRYLAKKLRDKHREAFYILFLDNQHRVINGETLFEGTIDCASVYPREVVKRSLELNAAALILAHNHPSGVAEPSQADRRITRKISDSLALVDIRVLDHFVIGDGEIVSFAERGWL, encoded by the coding sequence ATGTCACTTAAGCAATTACCAGAAGCGTCACGACCACGAGAAAAATTATTATCTCATGGTTCAGATGCATTAACTGATGCTGAATTATTAGCCATTTTTTTACGCACCAGTACCCAAGGGATGAATGCTTTGGAATTAGCCACCCATTTGCTTGATGAGTTTGGCTCGCTGCGTTCGCTGTTAGGGGCTGAAAAACAGATATTTTGCCAGATGAAAGGATTGGGATCGGCAAAATTTGCACTTTTACAGGCCGTTTTGGCGTTAGGCGAGCGATATTTAGAAGAAACTTTAAAAAAAGATGATGTGCTCACTAGTCCGCAAAATACCCGTCGATATTTGGCGAAAAAATTGCGAGATAAACACCGAGAAGCCTTTTATATCCTGTTTCTAGACAACCAGCATCGGGTGATCAACGGAGAGACATTATTTGAAGGAACTATCGATTGCGCGAGCGTTTATCCGCGTGAAGTTGTAAAAAGATCGCTAGAACTTAATGCAGCGGCGCTCATTTTAGCGCATAATCACCCGTCAGGCGTCGCTGAACCTAGTCAGGCAGACCGTCGAATAACCCGCAAAATCAGCGATTCGCTGGCTTTGGTCGATATTCGTGTTCTTGATCATTTTGTTATTGGTGACGGGGAGATTGTCTCTTTCGCTGAGCGTGGTTGGCTATAA
- a CDS encoding glycosyltransferase family 4 protein translates to MRILVLSSYLDAWNSVRPEAEMCIEMVKQGHEVTIITQGDAPYVERFREAGITVIDCYPSRKICFRTIKTIRHELRQHHYDVVYALNSKTIPNAAFACIGFPDTKLISYRGTVGGIYRHDPSSYLTHLHPRVNGISCVAEAVTESVRSVVKLAPEKVQTIYKGHDLAWYQADALPREQLGLTDDDIIVTCVANARKSKGVHVLLDAAKQLADIDNLHLVLVGRDMDTEENNQLAANSGMQSRIHFLGYRSDVPEIMATSDIQVQPSISGEGLPKTIIEAMAMAKPSVVTTTGGSKELVEEGKTGFVVETNNPQALADKIKQLAESETIRVEMGQNAQQRLKAHFSIQETTKQQLNFFQSV, encoded by the coding sequence ATGAGAATACTCGTATTAAGTTCTTATTTAGATGCTTGGAACAGCGTTAGGCCAGAAGCCGAAATGTGTATCGAGATGGTCAAACAAGGTCACGAAGTCACTATTATCACTCAAGGTGATGCTCCTTATGTCGAGCGTTTTCGTGAAGCTGGAATAACGGTTATCGATTGCTACCCAAGTCGTAAAATTTGCTTCAGAACAATAAAAACAATTCGTCATGAACTACGCCAACACCATTATGATGTGGTGTATGCACTTAACTCTAAGACTATCCCTAACGCTGCGTTTGCTTGTATTGGTTTTCCAGATACAAAACTTATCAGCTACCGTGGCACTGTTGGTGGTATTTATCGTCATGACCCATCATCATATTTAACGCATCTTCATCCTCGCGTGAATGGGATTTCTTGTGTCGCAGAAGCGGTTACAGAGTCAGTGCGAAGCGTTGTTAAGTTAGCACCTGAAAAAGTTCAAACCATTTATAAAGGTCATGATTTAGCTTGGTATCAAGCAGATGCTCTGCCACGAGAGCAACTCGGCTTAACCGATGATGATATTATTGTTACCTGTGTTGCCAATGCACGTAAATCTAAAGGCGTTCATGTTCTGCTTGATGCAGCTAAGCAGTTAGCCGATATCGACAATCTACATCTAGTACTCGTTGGTCGTGATATGGATACGGAAGAAAATAACCAACTGGCAGCAAACAGTGGCATGCAAAGTCGTATTCACTTTTTAGGTTATCGCTCTGATGTACCTGAAATCATGGCGACATCCGATATCCAGGTACAGCCATCTATTAGCGGTGAAGGTCTACCCAAAACAATTATCGAAGCGATGGCAATGGCAAAACCTTCCGTTGTCACAACCACTGGCGGCAGTAAAGAGTTAGTAGAAGAAGGTAAAACTGGTTTTGTGGTCGAAACCAATAATCCTCAAGCATTAGCTGATAAAATTAAACAATTAGCAGAGTCTGAAACTATACGCGTTGAAATGGGGCAAAATGCACAACAACGATTAAAAGCGCATTTTTCAATCCAAGAAACAACAAAGCAACAGCTGAACTTCTTTCAAAGCGTTTAA